The following are from one region of the Cellulomonas sp. WB94 genome:
- a CDS encoding heavy-metal-associated domain-containing protein: MTVATFVVEGLTCGSCLAEVLEELRALDGVTGVAVDLVKGGLSPVTLTSITVLGAVEVRAAVRRAGFVVAGPDRWALSCTHEPPPQRCSPTWASPRVST, from the coding sequence GTGACTGTCGCGACATTCGTCGTCGAGGGGCTGACCTGTGGGTCGTGCCTGGCCGAGGTGCTTGAGGAGCTGCGCGCGCTGGACGGCGTGACAGGCGTCGCCGTCGACCTCGTCAAGGGCGGGCTATCGCCCGTGACCCTGACGAGCATCACGGTCCTCGGTGCGGTCGAGGTTCGAGCGGCGGTCAGGCGTGCCGGGTTCGTGGTGGCGGGGCCGGATCGGTGGGCGCTGAGCTGCACCCATGAACCACCCCCCCAGCGCTGCTCCCCGACCTGGGCCAGTCCGCGCGTATCAACATGA
- a CDS encoding cytochrome c biogenesis CcdA family protein: MGADLLTTGSIIAAFFAGGVALFAPCCIVFLAPSYLAGAVKNRLWRLLPLTFIFAAGLALVLVPLTMGMSLLAGAIARYHAPLYYAGGTLMIVLALLALSGKMWSLPSVMRTPDTTRGDSASFFALGVFSGIASSCCAPVLVGVMTLSALSGSAIGGLALGLAFVFGMVFPLFVMALLWDRARLGERKLFRAKLVRIRLGARLLVTNTLNVGVAVAFVVMGGFIIALAGSADMTGGTAFQASAGQALADVFLRIQRWTEPVLGLALLALAAVFVWATLVGRHRRPVRPTGDVPTDGDDAPSCHDTSTSQGSGR, from the coding sequence GTGGGAGCCGACCTGCTCACGACCGGCAGCATCATCGCGGCGTTCTTCGCCGGTGGGGTGGCGCTGTTCGCACCCTGCTGCATCGTGTTCCTCGCGCCGAGCTACCTGGCCGGTGCCGTCAAGAACCGGCTGTGGCGACTGCTGCCGCTGACGTTCATCTTCGCCGCCGGCCTGGCGCTCGTCCTGGTCCCGCTGACCATGGGGATGAGCCTGCTCGCGGGGGCGATCGCCCGCTACCACGCGCCGTTGTACTACGCGGGCGGGACCTTGATGATCGTCCTCGCGCTCCTGGCGCTGTCGGGGAAGATGTGGTCGTTGCCCAGCGTCATGCGCACGCCCGACACGACGCGGGGGGACTCGGCGAGCTTCTTCGCCCTCGGGGTCTTCTCGGGGATCGCGTCCAGCTGCTGCGCCCCCGTCCTGGTCGGGGTGATGACGTTGTCCGCGCTGTCCGGGTCGGCGATCGGCGGCCTCGCGCTCGGGCTGGCGTTCGTGTTCGGCATGGTCTTCCCGCTGTTCGTCATGGCCCTGCTGTGGGACCGGGCGCGGCTGGGGGAGCGCAAGCTGTTCCGGGCGAAGCTGGTCCGCATCCGCCTGGGCGCCAGGCTCCTGGTGACGAACACGCTCAACGTGGGGGTCGCGGTCGCGTTCGTCGTCATGGGCGGCTTCATCATCGCGCTGGCCGGCAGTGCCGACATGACCGGCGGGACCGCCTTCCAGGCCTCCGCGGGCCAGGCCCTGGCCGACGTCTTCCTGCGGATCCAACGGTGGACCGAGCCGGTGCTGGGACTCGCCCTGCTGGCCCTCGCGGCCGTGTTCGTCTGGGCCACGCTGGTCGGCCGGCACCGACGCCCCGTCCGGCCGACGGGTGATGTGCCCACAGATGGCGACGACGCCCCGTCGTGCCACGACACCTCGACAAGCCAAGGGAGTGGTCGATGA
- a CDS encoding prolipoprotein diacylglyceryl transferase — protein sequence MIGDLVRPVLFSIFGLDFSSYGASKAIAALVAAYLLGRAFERVGLRRDSAHSLVLWATVWGFVGAKIYYLLEHIDTLSLHHFGGMGFTWYGGLIGGVIAALVIIRRHHLPLGVVAGATAIPLTLAYGIGRIGCLLSGDGTYGKPTSLPWAMTFSSGVVPTTVPVHPTPLYEALASLVIAAVLWALARRWNPPTIFGAYLILSGISRFLVEMLRINEPALFGLTQPQLWSIVSIAAGALLIARTNRSIGARTTVAAGTEPLITESSSASRG from the coding sequence ATGATCGGAGACCTTGTGCGTCCGGTGCTGTTCTCGATCTTTGGCCTTGACTTCTCGTCCTACGGCGCAAGCAAGGCTATTGCCGCGCTTGTCGCGGCGTACCTGCTCGGCCGCGCTTTCGAGCGAGTCGGACTCCGCCGTGACTCGGCCCACTCGCTCGTGCTGTGGGCCACCGTGTGGGGCTTTGTGGGCGCGAAGATCTACTACCTCCTCGAGCACATCGACACCCTCAGCCTGCATCATTTTGGTGGGATGGGATTCACCTGGTATGGCGGCCTCATCGGCGGTGTCATCGCCGCTCTCGTCATCATCCGACGCCACCATCTTCCGCTCGGAGTTGTCGCCGGCGCCACGGCCATTCCGCTGACTCTTGCCTACGGCATCGGGCGCATCGGCTGCCTGCTCTCCGGCGACGGCACCTACGGCAAGCCGACCTCGCTGCCCTGGGCCATGACGTTCTCCAGCGGAGTTGTCCCCACGACCGTCCCCGTTCACCCCACTCCCCTGTACGAGGCCTTGGCGTCGCTCGTGATCGCCGCCGTGCTGTGGGCGCTTGCCCGACGGTGGAACCCTCCGACCATCTTCGGCGCCTACCTGATCCTCAGCGGGATCTCACGGTTCCTTGTCGAGATGCTGCGCATCAATGAACCTGCGCTCTTCGGCTTGACCCAGCCTCAGCTGTGGTCGATCGTCTCGATCGCGGCCGGCGCTCTACTGATCGCCCGCACGAACCGCTCGATCGGCGCTCGGACGACAGTCGCGGCGGGCACTGAGCCCCTGATCACCGAGAGCTCGTCAGCCTCCCGCGGATGA
- a CDS encoding metal-sensitive transcriptional regulator, whose translation MAGYSATKGAHLNRLHRIEGQVRGIARMVEDDQYCIDVLTQIAAASRALQSVALELLADHMNHCFAADGELDQAARDAKLKEATDAITRLVRS comes from the coding sequence ATGGCCGGGTACAGCGCGACCAAGGGCGCACACCTCAACCGACTGCACCGCATCGAGGGTCAGGTCAGAGGGATCGCACGGATGGTCGAGGACGACCAGTACTGCATTGACGTCCTCACCCAGATCGCAGCGGCCTCCAGGGCCCTGCAGTCCGTGGCCCTGGAGCTGCTCGCTGACCACATGAACCACTGCTTTGCCGCTGACGGCGAGCTCGACCAAGCAGCGCGAGACGCCAAGCTCAAGGAAGCCACCGACGCGATCACACGACTTGTCCGCAGCTGA
- a CDS encoding glutaredoxin produces the protein MVVQLDTSPIPVTVVHAEACHFCDEAERELAGLAEQFALAVRVVPLDSAEGRSLVDLHRPAMNPLVLVDGVYFSSGRLPRKKFMRLLAARTSVAALDAVTGAAPVGH, from the coding sequence GTGGTGGTTCAGCTCGACACGTCACCGATCCCGGTGACCGTGGTCCACGCCGAGGCGTGCCACTTCTGCGACGAGGCCGAGCGTGAGCTCGCCGGGTTGGCCGAGCAGTTCGCGCTCGCGGTGCGGGTGGTCCCGCTCGACTCCGCGGAGGGTCGCAGCCTGGTGGATCTGCACCGTCCTGCCATGAACCCACTGGTGCTGGTCGACGGGGTGTACTTCAGCTCGGGCCGCCTGCCGCGCAAGAAGTTCATGCGGCTGCTCGCCGCTCGCACGTCCGTGGCGGCGCTCGACGCAGTCACGGGCGCCGCGCCGGTGGGGCACTGA
- a CDS encoding redoxin domain-containing protein produces the protein MTSGTASRREHERQAALDAAKKQQGAAAARRRRLAIIAWTTGLLVVVGLVVAGLVSARPTQSSEARTAPEFTLPATDGTSISLASLRGTPVLLYFSEGAGCDACLVQMAKIESDPAFTATGIKVLPIVMNTAAQITPDMTRLGVTTPFLLDDGTTSKAYDTLGKGMHEGLPGHGFVLIDAQGVQKWSADYPSMWIAPADLLTEVKARL, from the coding sequence ATGACCTCCGGGACCGCCAGCAGACGCGAGCACGAGCGCCAGGCCGCGCTGGATGCGGCCAAGAAGCAGCAGGGGGCCGCGGCCGCGCGGCGTCGACGGCTGGCGATCATCGCCTGGACGACGGGACTGCTCGTGGTGGTCGGCCTCGTCGTGGCCGGGCTGGTGTCCGCGCGACCGACGCAGTCCTCCGAGGCGCGCACGGCACCCGAGTTCACCCTCCCGGCGACCGACGGCACGAGCATCTCGCTGGCGTCCCTGCGCGGTACGCCCGTGCTCCTGTACTTCAGCGAGGGGGCCGGCTGCGACGCCTGCCTGGTGCAGATGGCCAAGATCGAGAGCGACCCGGCCTTCACCGCGACCGGCATCAAGGTCCTGCCCATCGTCATGAACACCGCCGCGCAGATCACCCCCGACATGACCCGGCTCGGGGTCACGACCCCGTTCCTTCTCGACGACGGCACCACGTCCAAGGCCTACGACACCCTCGGCAAGGGCATGCACGAGGGCCTGCCCGGCCACGGCTTCGTCCTCATCGACGCCCAGGGCGTCCAGAAGTGGTCCGCCGACTACCCCTCCATGTGGATCGCACCCGCCGACCTGCTCACCGAGGTCAAGGCGCGACTCTGA
- a CDS encoding heavy metal-associated domain-containing protein, which yields MTTATTYDVAGMTCEHCVRAITTEVSALGSVDDVAVDLPQGRVTVISTAPLELATVRAAIDAAGYELTGVHA from the coding sequence GTGACGACTGCCACGACCTACGACGTCGCCGGGATGACCTGCGAGCACTGCGTGCGCGCCATCACGACCGAGGTCAGCGCCCTCGGATCTGTGGACGACGTTGCGGTCGACCTGCCACAAGGACGCGTCACGGTGATCTCGACGGCACCGTTGGAGCTGGCGACGGTGCGGGCAGCGATCGACGCCGCCGGCTACGAGCTGACCGGCGTCCACGCGTGA
- a CDS encoding DUF2933 domain-containing protein, translating to MKHSGAGHLKGMALIAGGAFVVLLLLGKPAGEAFSYALALACPLMMVGMMFGGHGGHGGSEDNAGHDGHAGHGGARGSETDLGARQAVPGDTGIIDAPATSDRAQGHHH from the coding sequence ATGAAGCACAGCGGCGCGGGCCACCTCAAGGGGATGGCACTGATAGCGGGCGGGGCCTTCGTTGTCCTCCTCCTGCTCGGCAAGCCGGCCGGCGAAGCCTTCAGCTACGCCCTGGCTCTCGCATGCCCGCTGATGATGGTCGGCATGATGTTTGGCGGGCACGGTGGGCACGGTGGCAGCGAGGACAACGCCGGACATGACGGTCATGCAGGTCACGGTGGCGCAAGGGGTAGCGAGACAGATCTCGGCGCGCGGCAGGCTGTCCCGGGAGACACCGGGATCATCGACGCCCCCGCGACGAGCGATCGCGCCCAGGGCCACCACCACTAG
- a CDS encoding multicopper oxidase family protein, with product MIRSARGLDRRRFLQLGAAGVVVVGAGAFAGVRLLGASRPVGPADAIVAATEAARHSTGNIVRRELRAAPTTIDLAGRTVQTWAFDGTVPGPELRVQAGDELRIRLSNGLPAPTSVHWHGISLRNDMDGVPGITQDAVAAGDTFDYTFVAPHPGTYWFHPHVGVQLDTGLQAPLIVEDPNEPGRYDEEVVLVLDDWTDGWGDSPDQILARMKRDGMTMSGSSMAGMAMDGMAMGGSDTGSMSMSDSMPSADRPLGADTGDVAYPVHLINGRPPQDPFVISASPGRRIRLRIINAGSDTAYRFAVGGHRLTVTHTDGFPVDPLEVDTLILGMGERYDVVITAGDGAFPIVAVPEGKAAAPAAAVLRTASGPTPPADARPAELEGRLLAYADLTPTAAAALESRAPDSELELNLQMVDGGRQWFINGAPFGDHDALQVRADERVRLVMTNASMMFHPMHLHGHTFALVGANGRPGIRKDTINVLPMGTVAVDLQADNPGQWALHCHNTYHAELGMMTVLSYVA from the coding sequence GTGATCCGCTCGGCCAGGGGGCTCGATCGCCGCCGATTCCTGCAGCTCGGAGCCGCGGGCGTCGTCGTCGTGGGAGCTGGTGCGTTCGCCGGGGTGCGACTCCTCGGTGCGTCGAGACCTGTCGGCCCAGCCGACGCGATCGTTGCCGCGACCGAGGCTGCTCGGCACTCGACGGGGAACATCGTTCGGCGTGAGCTTCGGGCTGCTCCGACCACGATCGACCTCGCGGGCAGGACGGTGCAGACGTGGGCCTTCGACGGCACAGTGCCAGGCCCGGAATTGCGGGTGCAGGCTGGGGACGAACTCCGGATCCGTCTGAGCAACGGTCTGCCGGCGCCCACCAGCGTCCACTGGCACGGGATTTCTCTGCGCAACGACATGGACGGCGTCCCGGGGATCACCCAGGACGCGGTCGCGGCCGGCGACACCTTCGACTACACGTTCGTGGCTCCCCACCCAGGGACCTACTGGTTCCACCCCCATGTCGGGGTCCAGCTCGACACCGGACTCCAGGCCCCCCTCATCGTCGAGGATCCCAACGAGCCGGGACGCTACGACGAGGAGGTCGTCCTGGTGCTGGACGACTGGACCGACGGCTGGGGCGACTCCCCGGACCAGATCCTCGCGCGGATGAAGCGAGACGGCATGACGATGTCGGGCTCGTCGATGGCGGGTATGGCGATGGACGGCATGGCGATGGGTGGGTCGGACACGGGCTCGATGTCCATGTCGGACAGCATGCCGTCGGCAGATCGGCCACTCGGTGCGGACACCGGCGACGTCGCCTATCCGGTCCATCTCATCAACGGCAGACCCCCGCAAGATCCCTTCGTCATCAGCGCCTCACCGGGTCGGCGGATCCGGCTGCGGATCATCAACGCCGGCAGCGACACCGCCTACCGGTTCGCCGTCGGAGGTCACCGCCTGACCGTGACCCACACCGATGGCTTCCCCGTGGACCCCCTCGAGGTCGACACGCTGATCCTCGGCATGGGCGAGCGCTACGACGTCGTGATCACGGCCGGCGACGGAGCCTTCCCCATCGTGGCGGTGCCGGAGGGCAAAGCCGCTGCACCAGCAGCGGCCGTCCTGCGAACCGCGTCCGGTCCCACACCGCCCGCAGACGCCCGGCCGGCCGAGCTCGAGGGTCGCCTCCTCGCCTACGCCGACCTCACCCCGACAGCGGCAGCGGCGCTCGAGTCACGGGCACCCGACAGCGAGCTCGAGCTCAACCTGCAGATGGTCGACGGCGGGCGGCAGTGGTTCATCAACGGCGCGCCATTCGGCGACCACGATGCTCTGCAGGTCCGTGCCGACGAGCGCGTCCGGCTGGTCATGACCAACGCCTCCATGATGTTCCACCCCATGCACCTCCACGGGCACACGTTCGCACTCGTGGGCGCGAACGGTCGCCCGGGGATCCGCAAGGACACCATCAACGTGCTGCCGATGGGAACGGTCGCCGTCGACCTGCAGGCCGACAACCCGGGTCAGTGGGCCCTGCACTGCCACAACACCTACCACGCCGAGCTCGGCATGATGACCGTCCTGTCGTACGTCGCATGA